A stretch of Sulfurimonas autotrophica DSM 16294 DNA encodes these proteins:
- a CDS encoding reverse transcriptase domain-containing protein: protein MDLETKLENIIRQESEKLILRYHAYHNNLYHEHKRNEKRFGEKLEKKIEKPIYWSENQLFNPFYTRKKAKSIAKSVIKNINNKTYSPNKPHIKKIPKESGGFRKVTIYQIHDAAVSKLFYNSLLYKNKHRFSSFSYAYRNDRNVHFAIQDIWVDISENSRTFIAEFDFSDFFGSISHDYLKKQYDKNGFIISDEEKFIIDKFLDVDKNDKGIPQGTSISLFLANMVCWNLDKNLEKEGLKFARYADDTVIWSLDYEKICNSFTIITDFSTGAGVKINAKKSKGISLLTSKELPAELSNKTYNIDFLGYSISVDNVSIKDSSKKRIQKQISYLLYKNLIKPLKTKKLKSIIIPNRIKDESLLIAIMQIRRYLYGGLSDIYLLNYIQGKTKRINFKGIMSFYPLVNNEAQLKELDGWLLSTFYRVLKLRAKLLHSHGHHVSTFFPFNSKDKYELLEQCKKKKVFKKNLLRIPSFILIFKALQKGILEHGIENTMNPESNKYNYESRKR from the coding sequence ATGGATTTAGAAACAAAACTTGAAAATATTATTCGGCAAGAATCTGAAAAATTGATTTTAAGATACCATGCATATCACAACAATCTATATCATGAACATAAAAGAAATGAAAAAAGATTTGGTGAAAAATTAGAAAAGAAAATAGAAAAACCAATATACTGGTCTGAAAATCAATTATTCAATCCCTTTTACACAAGAAAAAAAGCAAAAAGTATTGCTAAATCAGTAATTAAAAATATTAATAATAAAACTTACTCTCCAAACAAGCCACATATAAAAAAAATTCCAAAAGAATCAGGTGGCTTTAGAAAAGTAACAATCTATCAAATACATGATGCTGCAGTTTCAAAACTCTTTTACAATAGCTTACTTTATAAAAATAAACATAGATTTAGCTCATTTTCGTATGCTTATAGAAATGATAGAAATGTTCATTTTGCAATACAAGATATATGGGTAGATATTTCTGAAAACTCGAGAACATTTATTGCTGAATTTGATTTTTCAGATTTTTTCGGCTCAATTTCTCATGACTATTTAAAAAAGCAATATGATAAAAATGGTTTTATAATAAGTGATGAAGAAAAATTTATAATAGATAAGTTTTTAGATGTTGATAAAAATGATAAAGGTATTCCACAAGGCACATCAATTTCACTATTCCTAGCAAATATGGTATGTTGGAATTTAGATAAAAATCTTGAAAAAGAAGGATTGAAATTTGCACGCTATGCGGATGATACAGTTATATGGTCACTTGATTATGAAAAAATTTGTAATTCATTTACAATTATTACAGATTTTTCAACAGGAGCAGGTGTAAAAATAAATGCAAAAAAATCAAAGGGTATTAGTTTATTAACAAGCAAAGAACTACCAGCAGAATTATCAAATAAAACATATAATATTGACTTTTTAGGATACTCTATCTCTGTAGATAATGTATCGATAAAAGATAGTTCAAAGAAGAGAATACAAAAACAAATTTCATATTTATTGTATAAAAATCTAATTAAACCACTAAAGACTAAAAAGCTGAAAAGCATTATCATTCCAAATAGAATTAAAGATGAAAGTTTGCTAATAGCAATAATGCAAATAAGAAGATATTTATATGGTGGATTATCAGATATATATTTATTGAATTATATTCAAGGGAAAACAAAAAGAATAAACTTTAAAGGTATTATGAGTTTTTATCCACTTGTTAATAATGAAGCTCAACTGAAAGAATTAGATGGATGGTTGCTTTCAACATTTTACAGAGTTCTTAAATTAAGAGCGAAACTGTTACACAGTCATGGTCATCATGTTTCAACTTTTTTCCCTTTTAATTCAAAAGATAAATATGAACTATTAGAGCAATGTAAAAAAAAGAAAGTTTTTAAAAAGAATTTATTGAGAATACCTAGTTTTATATTAATATTTAAAGCACTACAAAAAGGAATCTTAGAACATGGAATTGAAAATACAATGAACCCAGAATCAAACAAGTATAACTATGAAAGTAGGAAACGATAA
- a CDS encoding helix-turn-helix domain-containing protein, with protein MNIKPIKSEKDYNDALLKIKTLMNAKPNTPQMDELEVLATLVEVYEEQFHKIEAPDPIEAIKFRMEQENLKQKDLVAIVGSKSRVSEVLNRKRKLTIEMIRNLHTALHIPVESLFLDYKINCA; from the coding sequence ATGAATATTAAACCTATTAAAAGTGAAAAAGATTATAATGATGCACTCCTTAAAATTAAAACTTTAATGAATGCAAAGCCAAATACTCCTCAGATGGATGAGTTAGAAGTTCTTGCTACTTTAGTTGAAGTATATGAAGAACAATTTCACAAGATAGAAGCTCCAGACCCAATAGAAGCAATAAAATTTAGAATGGAACAAGAAAATTTAAAACAAAAAGATTTAGTTGCTATTGTTGGAAGCAAATCAAGAGTTTCTGAAGTTTTAAATCGTAAAAGAAAACTTACTATTGAAATGATACGAAATTTACACACAGCACTTCATATACCAGTAGAAAGTCTTTTTTTAGATTACAAAATCAACTGTGCTTAA
- a CDS encoding type II toxin-antitoxin system RelE family toxin: protein MYKVAFDKDAEKEFLKLDVQAQKLVSTKILDLQDGNW, encoded by the coding sequence ATGTATAAAGTAGCATTCGATAAAGATGCTGAAAAAGAATTTTTAAAATTAGATGTTCAAGCACAAAAGCTTGTATCAACAAAAATTTTAGATTTGCAAGATGGAAATTGGTAG
- a CDS encoding type II toxin-antitoxin system HigB family toxin produces MRIISKKTLKDFYKNPKYIDSKSALESWHKEVLKQDWSNPNEIKEMYRSASIIGDEKVVFNISGNKYRLIVTVNYYAKIVFVKFIETHKQYDKIDIKDL; encoded by the coding sequence ATGAGAATAATATCAAAGAAAACTCTTAAAGACTTTTACAAAAATCCTAAATATATAGACAGTAAAAGTGCTTTAGAATCTTGGCATAAAGAAGTTTTAAAACAGGATTGGAGCAATCCAAATGAAATTAAAGAAATGTATAGGAGTGCTAGTATTATTGGAGATGAAAAAGTTGTCTTCAATATTTCTGGAAATAAATACAGATTGATAGTTACTGTAAACTATTATGCAAAAATCGTTTTTGTAAAGTTCATTGAAACACATAAACAGTATGATAAAATTGATATAAAGGACTTGTAA
- a CDS encoding CopG family transcriptional regulator produces the protein MKKAINIRMDETLLTDLDSYATELERSRTYIIEKAVSTYFDTLDEMIADKRIDNLKAGKTTLVPLKEVFKKAGINV, from the coding sequence ATGAAAAAAGCGATTAACATCCGAATGGATGAAACTTTATTAACTGATTTAGATTCTTATGCAACTGAGCTTGAACGTTCTCGTACATATATCATTGAAAAAGCAGTAAGTACTTATTTTGACACACTTGATGAAATGATTGCAGATAAAAGAATTGATAATTTAAAAGCTGGAAAAACTACACTTGTGCCGCTCAAAGAAGTTTTTAAAAAAGCTGGGATTAATGTATAA
- a CDS encoding IS110 family transposase translates to MYNFIGIDVAKRTLQIYIEVNDSSVEINNEEKSLKTFYKTLKKLYKNDKPFVFIYEPTANYSVALTKFCAENNVYAYMVNTFVSSNFSKSLGNRNKTDISDAQMLFNMQMMINKKDIAVPVKNPTVDALRELVGYYRFLQKQKVAFKNYNEAVTTNKSSNYILKDVKKNIARIDKEQQELINKAKAIITNDEVLKKAFAHIISIKGVGTLVGIFLLHLFLNYPNANRQQITALLGLDPITIESGTSIKKRSRISKRGLSMYRGVIFYSILSTVRFNEEFRTYYEHLKDRKKHTTLAQIAVMRKLILLAHSLYKNNVDYNPEQFKLKKVAQKEICVA, encoded by the coding sequence ATGTATAATTTTATAGGGATAGATGTTGCTAAAAGAACACTTCAAATTTATATTGAAGTCAATGACTCTTCTGTTGAGATAAATAACGAAGAAAAAAGTCTTAAGACATTTTATAAAACATTGAAGAAGCTTTATAAAAACGATAAACCTTTTGTTTTTATTTATGAACCAACTGCAAATTATAGTGTTGCATTAACAAAATTTTGTGCCGAAAATAATGTATATGCTTATATGGTAAATACTTTTGTTAGTTCAAACTTTTCTAAGTCTCTAGGTAATAGAAATAAAACTGATATCTCAGATGCACAGATGCTTTTTAATATGCAAATGATGATTAATAAAAAAGATATTGCGGTACCTGTAAAAAATCCTACAGTTGATGCATTAAGAGAGCTTGTGGGCTATTATCGCTTCTTACAAAAGCAAAAAGTTGCCTTTAAAAACTATAATGAAGCTGTAACTACAAATAAAAGTTCAAACTATATACTTAAAGATGTAAAGAAGAATATTGCTCGTATAGACAAGGAACAACAAGAGCTAATCAACAAAGCAAAAGCAATCATAACTAATGATGAAGTACTCAAGAAAGCTTTTGCTCATATTATCTCAATCAAGGGTGTTGGAACTCTAGTTGGAATATTTCTTTTGCATCTTTTTTTAAATTATCCCAATGCAAATAGACAACAAATTACAGCACTACTGGGATTAGATCCTATCACAATTGAGTCAGGAACTTCGATTAAAAAACGATCTCGAATATCTAAAAGAGGACTGAGTATGTATAGAGGAGTTATTTTTTACTCTATTCTTTCTACGGTGAGATTTAATGAAGAGTTTAGAACATATTATGAACATTTAAAAGACAGAAAGAAGCATACAACTTTAGCACAAATAGCAGTTATGAGAAAGTTGATTTTACTCGCGCATTCATTATATAAAAATAATGTAGATTATAATCCAGAACAATTTAAATTGAAAAAAGTAGCTCAAAAAGAAATATGTGTAGCATGA
- a CDS encoding IS256 family transposase produces MNIEIDVEQFARDIKAGKSIGGKDGALGSLIKQLTEAALAAEIDSHLTQDLTKNRKNGYATKTMKSEHGEFELDVPRDRNGSFEPEIVKKNQRTMSGEIEEKILALYAHGNSYSQIASMIEDIYGVGFSKGAISTVTDKIIPMLQEWKIRPLEEVYPFVFLDAIHYKVKEDSRYISKAFYTVLGVRVDGKKDILGLYFNESEGAKFWLQVLTDLSNRGVKDILIASVDGLKGFPEAINSVYPDTEVQLCIVHQIRNSLKYVGSANQKQFAKELKKVYQAFTKEEAEIELDKLEEKWGKKYPIVFQSWRNKWENLSVYFKYPTDIRKVIYTTNIIESVHRQFRTLTKTKGAFPSDNSLLKLLFMGIQNAQKKWTMPIRNWSLTISQLAIYFDGRLDDALNL; encoded by the coding sequence ATGAATATAGAAATAGATGTAGAGCAATTTGCTCGTGATATAAAAGCTGGTAAAAGTATCGGCGGAAAAGATGGAGCATTAGGCTCACTCATCAAACAACTCACAGAAGCTGCACTTGCAGCAGAAATAGATTCCCATTTAACTCAAGATCTTACGAAGAATCGTAAGAATGGTTATGCTACGAAAACTATGAAAAGTGAACATGGCGAATTTGAACTTGATGTTCCACGTGACCGTAACGGTAGCTTTGAACCAGAGATAGTGAAGAAGAATCAACGAACAATGTCAGGGGAGATTGAGGAAAAAATTCTTGCCCTTTATGCGCATGGCAACAGCTATTCTCAAATAGCTTCAATGATAGAAGATATTTATGGTGTAGGCTTTTCTAAAGGTGCTATCAGTACTGTAACAGATAAAATAATACCTATGCTTCAAGAGTGGAAAATTCGCCCTCTCGAAGAAGTATATCCCTTTGTATTTTTAGATGCTATCCATTATAAAGTAAAAGAGGATAGTAGATATATCTCAAAAGCATTTTATACAGTTCTTGGTGTTCGTGTAGATGGTAAAAAAGATATACTTGGACTTTACTTCAATGAAAGCGAAGGAGCTAAATTCTGGCTACAGGTGCTTACTGATCTTTCAAACCGTGGAGTCAAAGATATACTCATAGCTTCAGTTGATGGACTTAAAGGCTTTCCTGAAGCCATAAATTCTGTTTATCCCGATACAGAGGTGCAACTTTGCATCGTCCATCAAATCCGCAATAGTCTAAAATATGTAGGCTCTGCGAATCAAAAACAGTTTGCAAAAGAGTTGAAAAAAGTTTATCAAGCTTTTACCAAAGAAGAGGCTGAAATTGAGCTTGATAAGCTTGAAGAAAAATGGGGTAAAAAATATCCTATCGTTTTTCAATCTTGGAGAAATAAGTGGGAAAATTTATCTGTATATTTCAAATATCCTACTGATATCAGAAAGGTTATTTATACCACAAATATCATAGAATCAGTGCATCGTCAGTTTAGAACACTTACAAAAACAAAAGGAGCTTTTCCTAGCGATAATAGCTTACTAAAATTACTTTTTATGGGTATCCAAAATGCTCAGAAAAAATGGACTATGCCAATTAGAAATTGGAGTTTGACAATCTCTCAATTAGCGATCTATTTTGATGGACGGCTTGATGACGCTTTGAATTTATGA